Proteins co-encoded in one Stenotrophomonas maltophilia genomic window:
- a CDS encoding NUDIX hydrolase, producing MNGDNEQYFSKRRPFMSQTAETLAVLDDRLRGLLRDYARREPAHDALAAEFGTLLDDPEDPFRRERLAGHFTASCWLVSADGQRLLLTHHRKLQRWLQLGGHADGERDLALVALKEAEEESGLSGLVLEDPAIFDIDKHWIPERKDVPGHWHYDVRFVIRALGGEAFVLSEESLALAWRDVTEVAADPESDESMQRMARRWLAR from the coding sequence ATGAACGGCGATAATGAGCAGTATTTTTCCAAACGCCGCCCATTCATGAGCCAGACCGCCGAAACCCTTGCCGTGCTTGACGATCGCCTGCGTGGCCTGTTGCGCGACTATGCCCGCCGTGAGCCGGCCCACGACGCGCTGGCTGCCGAATTCGGCACATTGTTGGATGATCCGGAAGATCCGTTCCGCCGCGAACGGCTGGCCGGGCATTTCACCGCCAGCTGCTGGCTGGTCAGTGCCGATGGCCAGCGCCTGCTGCTGACCCATCACCGCAAGCTGCAGCGCTGGCTGCAGCTGGGCGGCCACGCCGACGGCGAGCGCGACCTGGCCCTGGTGGCGCTGAAGGAAGCCGAGGAGGAGTCGGGCCTGAGCGGCCTGGTGCTGGAAGATCCGGCCATCTTCGACATCGACAAGCACTGGATTCCCGAACGCAAGGACGTGCCGGGGCACTGGCATTATGACGTGCGTTTCGTGATCCGGGCGCTGGGTGGCGAGGCCTTCGTGCTCAGCGAGGAATCGCTGGCGCTGGCCTGGCGGGATGTGACCGAGGTCGCGGCCGATCCGGAATCGGACGAATCGATGCAGCGCATGGCGCGCCGCTGGCTGGCGCGCTGA
- the serA gene encoding phosphoglycerate dehydrogenase, whose amino-acid sequence MSPKKTSFPKQDIRVLLLEGVSQTAVEVFSAAGYSQIEAHTKALPEDELKARIAEAHIVGIRSRTQLSAEVLAEAKRLIAVGCFCIGTNQVDLDAAELAGIPVFNAPYSNTRSVAELVIAEAIMLTRGIPQKNAECHRGGWSKSASGSHEVRGKTLGIIGYGHIGTQVGVLAESLGMQVIFHDVETKLALGNARAAASLDDLLARADIVTLHVPETPSTQWMIGSTELAKMRKGAHLINAARGTVVDIDALDAALASGHVGGAALDVFPVEPKGNGDIFESPLTRHDNVILTPHVGGSTLEAQDNIGVEVAAKLVRYSDNGSTLSAVNFPEVTLPEHADSLRLLHIHQNVPGVLSRVNEIFSRHNVNIDGQFLRTDPKVGYVVIDITASEEQAAAVRDELAAIAGTLRTRILY is encoded by the coding sequence ATGTCGCCGAAGAAGACCTCGTTCCCGAAGCAGGATATCCGCGTGCTGTTGCTGGAGGGGGTCAGCCAGACCGCCGTGGAGGTGTTCAGCGCGGCCGGCTACAGCCAGATCGAAGCGCACACCAAGGCGCTGCCCGAGGACGAACTGAAGGCGCGCATCGCCGAGGCGCACATCGTCGGCATCCGTTCGCGCACCCAGCTCAGCGCCGAGGTGCTCGCCGAGGCCAAGCGCCTGATCGCGGTGGGCTGTTTCTGCATCGGCACCAACCAGGTCGACCTGGACGCGGCCGAGCTGGCCGGCATCCCGGTGTTCAACGCGCCCTACTCCAACACCCGCAGCGTGGCCGAGCTGGTGATCGCCGAAGCGATCATGCTGACCCGCGGCATCCCGCAGAAGAACGCTGAATGCCATCGCGGCGGCTGGTCGAAGTCGGCCAGCGGCAGCCACGAGGTGCGCGGCAAGACGCTGGGCATCATCGGCTACGGCCACATCGGCACCCAGGTCGGCGTGCTGGCTGAATCACTGGGCATGCAGGTGATCTTCCACGACGTGGAAACCAAGCTGGCACTGGGCAATGCCCGTGCAGCGGCCAGCCTGGACGACCTGCTGGCCCGCGCCGACATCGTCACCCTGCACGTGCCGGAGACCCCGTCCACGCAGTGGATGATCGGCAGCACCGAGCTGGCGAAGATGCGCAAGGGCGCGCACCTGATCAACGCCGCGCGCGGCACCGTGGTCGACATTGATGCGCTGGATGCCGCACTGGCCAGCGGCCACGTCGGCGGCGCCGCGCTGGACGTGTTCCCGGTCGAGCCGAAGGGCAACGGCGATATCTTCGAATCGCCGCTGACCCGCCACGACAACGTGATCCTGACCCCGCACGTCGGCGGCAGCACGCTGGAGGCGCAGGACAACATCGGTGTGGAAGTGGCGGCCAAGCTGGTGCGCTACAGCGACAACGGCAGCACCCTGTCGGCGGTCAACTTCCCGGAAGTGACCCTGCCCGAGCATGCCGACAGCCTGCGCCTGCTGCACATCCACCAGAACGTGCCGGGCGTGCTGTCCAGGGTCAACGAGATCTTCTCGCGCCACAACGTCAACATCGACGGCCAGTTCCTGCGCACCGACCCGAAGGTGGGCTACGTGGTGATCGACATCACCGCCAGCGAGGAGCAGGCCGCCGCCGTGCGCGACGAGCTGGCCGCGATTGCGGGCACGCTGCGTACCCGCATCCTGTATTGA
- a CDS encoding response regulator produces the protein MHASPALAALVLIVEDEAEIADILTAYLEREGLRTLRAADGHTALDLHRSARPDLVLLDVQLPRLDGWSVLTQLRQRGETPVIMLTALDQDLDKLTALRMGADDYVVKPFNPAEVAARVRAVLRRTLRAARVDAPTALRVGPLLIDWGTHAVHVEGDGYSHEVLLTLTEFKLLHCMALAPTRIFSRSELMHECLPESEALERTVDSHVSKLRRKLDEVGMLNVPASVRGVGYRLMADR, from the coding sequence ATGCACGCCTCTCCTGCCCTGGCCGCCCTCGTCCTGATCGTCGAGGATGAGGCCGAGATCGCCGACATCCTCACCGCTTATCTGGAACGCGAGGGGCTGCGCACGCTGCGCGCCGCCGATGGCCACACCGCACTGGACCTGCACCGCAGCGCCCGCCCGGACCTGGTGCTGCTGGACGTGCAGCTGCCGCGCCTGGACGGGTGGAGCGTACTGACCCAGCTGCGCCAGCGCGGTGAAACACCGGTGATCATGTTGACCGCGCTGGACCAGGACCTGGACAAGCTGACCGCCCTGCGCATGGGTGCCGATGACTACGTCGTCAAACCCTTCAACCCGGCCGAAGTGGCCGCGCGCGTGCGCGCCGTGCTGCGCCGCACCCTGCGCGCCGCGCGCGTCGATGCACCCACCGCGCTGCGCGTGGGCCCGCTGCTGATCGACTGGGGCACCCATGCGGTGCACGTGGAAGGAGACGGCTACAGCCACGAGGTCCTGCTCACGCTCACCGAGTTCAAGCTGCTGCATTGCATGGCCCTGGCGCCCACGCGCATCTTCAGCCGTAGCGAACTGATGCACGAATGCCTGCCCGAAAGCGAGGCGCTGGAGCGCACCGTCGACAGCCACGTCAGCAAGCTGCGCCGCAAGCTGGATGAGGTCGGCATGCTGAACGTGCCGGCCAGCGTGCGCGGCGTCGGCTACCGGCTGATGGCCGACCGCTGA
- a CDS encoding DUF2388 domain-containing protein, giving the protein MTRPLLLLALLSLPLAGFASSFAGTSAGSATGASSGSSGSSSGDDKVVLAARDDAAAFVASDGQIRGARLQAALVHLREQSAAAQQQSDLELARALLAR; this is encoded by the coding sequence ATGACCCGTCCGCTTCTGCTGCTCGCCCTGCTGTCCCTGCCGCTGGCCGGCTTTGCATCCAGCTTCGCTGGCACCTCGGCCGGTTCGGCCACCGGTGCATCTTCCGGTTCCTCGGGCAGCAGCTCGGGTGATGACAAGGTGGTGCTGGCCGCACGCGATGACGCGGCCGCTTTCGTGGCCAGCGATGGCCAGATCCGTGGCGCGCGCCTGCAGGCGGCGCTGGTCCACCTGCGCGAGCAGAGTGCTGCCGCGCAGCAGCAGAGTGACCTGGAGCTGGCCCGCGCGCTGCTGGCGCGTTGA
- a CDS encoding FAD-binding oxidoreductase — protein MTDSRIASLQQACPGLKLKTDPADLEHYGRDWTRRWTPAPLVIALPATVEEVQAVMRWSAEHGVAVVPSGGRTGLSGGAVAANGELVLSLERMNKALAYDAVDRTLVVQAGMPLEAVHNAALDHGLIYPVDFAARGSCSIGGNIATNAGGIRVIRYGNTREWIAGLKVVTANGELLELNKGLIKNSSGYDFRQLLIGSEGTLGVIVEATLKLTDPPPASNVMLLALPSFEVLMQVFAAFRARLQLQAFEFFTDRALEHVLAHGAQAPFDEVHPYYVVTEFAANDEAQEAAAMAAFEDCMGNGWVSDGVISASDAQAAQLWRLREGITEALARYKPYKNDVSVRISAMPAFLAETQALIGQAYPHFDVVWFGHIGDGNLHINVLKPDGTGDADFVAQCEHVTKLLAQVLARFDGSISAEHGIGLVKKGYLDSTRGPAEIALMKAVKRAFDPQARLNPGKLFDV, from the coding sequence ATGACCGATTCCCGCATTGCCTCGCTGCAGCAGGCCTGTCCCGGCCTGAAGCTGAAGACCGACCCGGCCGACCTGGAGCATTACGGGCGCGACTGGACCCGACGCTGGACGCCGGCGCCGCTGGTGATCGCGCTGCCGGCCACGGTCGAGGAAGTGCAGGCGGTGATGCGTTGGAGCGCCGAGCATGGCGTGGCGGTGGTGCCGTCCGGCGGCCGCACCGGCCTGTCCGGAGGCGCTGTGGCGGCCAACGGCGAGCTGGTGCTCAGCCTGGAACGGATGAACAAGGCGCTGGCCTACGATGCGGTCGATCGCACGCTGGTGGTGCAGGCCGGCATGCCGCTGGAAGCCGTGCACAACGCCGCGCTGGACCACGGCCTGATCTACCCGGTGGATTTCGCTGCACGCGGTTCCTGCTCGATCGGCGGCAACATCGCCACCAATGCCGGTGGCATCCGGGTGATCCGCTACGGCAATACCCGTGAATGGATCGCCGGCCTGAAGGTGGTGACCGCCAATGGCGAACTGCTCGAACTCAACAAGGGCCTGATCAAGAACTCCAGCGGCTACGACTTCCGCCAGCTGCTGATCGGCTCGGAAGGCACGCTGGGCGTGATCGTCGAGGCCACGCTGAAGCTGACCGACCCGCCGCCGGCCAGCAACGTGATGCTGCTGGCACTGCCCAGCTTCGAAGTGCTGATGCAGGTGTTCGCCGCGTTCCGTGCGCGTCTGCAGCTGCAGGCCTTCGAATTCTTCACCGACCGCGCGCTGGAGCACGTGCTGGCGCACGGGGCGCAGGCGCCCTTCGATGAGGTGCATCCGTACTACGTGGTGACCGAGTTCGCAGCCAATGACGAGGCGCAGGAAGCGGCGGCGATGGCCGCCTTCGAGGACTGCATGGGCAATGGCTGGGTCAGCGACGGCGTGATCAGCGCCAGCGACGCCCAGGCTGCCCAGCTGTGGCGCCTGCGCGAAGGCATCACCGAAGCGCTGGCGCGTTACAAGCCCTACAAGAACGACGTCTCGGTGCGGATCTCGGCGATGCCGGCGTTCCTGGCCGAGACCCAGGCGCTGATCGGGCAGGCCTACCCGCACTTCGACGTGGTCTGGTTCGGCCACATCGGCGACGGCAACCTGCACATCAACGTGCTCAAGCCCGATGGCACCGGCGACGCCGATTTCGTTGCGCAGTGCGAGCACGTGACCAAGCTGCTGGCGCAGGTGCTGGCCCGCTTCGACGGCAGCATCTCGGCCGAGCACGGCATCGGCCTGGTCAAGAAGGGCTACCTGGACAGCACCCGCGGCCCGGCCGAAATCGCGCTGATGAAGGCGGTCAAACGTGCGTTCGATCCCCAAGCGCGGCTGAATCCCGGCAAGCTGTTCGACGTGTGA
- a CDS encoding amino acid permease: MLKALLRVKPVQPAGHVDAGEPIEGSLDGEATLKRTLTAKHLILLGVGAVIGAGIFVLTGQAAANHAGPAVMLSFVIAGFACALAGLCYAEFAAMMPVSGSAYSYSYATLGEGMAWFIGWCLVLEYLFASASVAVGWSAYLISFITTTLHMPFPDLLSAAPIAWTGSEFIASGKLFNLPAVLIVAAVSGLLYVGVTQSAFVNAIIVAIKVTVICLFIGIGAAHIDPANWQPFIPENTGVPGEFGWSGIFRAATIVFFAYIGFDAVSTAAGETKDPQRNMPIGLLGSLAVCTIVYIIVCAVLTGMMPYHLLGTDKPVATALEGYPQLSWLKTAVEIGAIAGLSSVVLVMMMGQTRIAYTISRDGLLPKFFGKVHARFRTPYVATIVVGVIAAALAGLVPLNVLGELVSMGTLLAFATVCIGVLVLRYTKPEIHRPFRVPMVWIICPLGAATCLFLFWQAFVVHWHLFVGWTVLGMLIYLGYGIRNSKLAKSS; this comes from the coding sequence ATGCTGAAAGCTCTGTTGAGGGTCAAGCCGGTCCAGCCGGCCGGGCACGTCGATGCCGGCGAACCCATCGAAGGCAGCCTGGATGGCGAGGCCACGTTGAAACGGACCCTCACGGCTAAACACCTCATCCTGCTTGGCGTGGGTGCGGTGATCGGCGCTGGTATCTTCGTGTTGACCGGCCAGGCGGCGGCCAACCACGCCGGCCCTGCGGTGATGCTGTCGTTCGTGATCGCCGGTTTCGCCTGCGCCCTGGCGGGCCTGTGCTATGCCGAGTTCGCTGCGATGATGCCGGTCTCCGGCAGCGCCTACTCCTATTCCTACGCCACCCTCGGCGAAGGCATGGCCTGGTTCATCGGCTGGTGCCTGGTGCTGGAGTACCTGTTCGCCTCGGCCTCGGTCGCGGTGGGCTGGTCGGCGTACCTGATCAGCTTCATCACCACTACGCTGCACATGCCGTTCCCTGACCTGCTCAGCGCCGCGCCCATCGCCTGGACCGGCAGCGAGTTCATCGCCTCCGGCAAGCTGTTCAATCTGCCGGCGGTGCTGATCGTGGCGGCGGTGTCCGGCCTGCTGTACGTGGGAGTGACCCAGTCGGCCTTCGTCAACGCGATCATCGTGGCGATCAAGGTCACCGTCATCTGCCTGTTCATCGGCATCGGCGCGGCCCATATCGACCCGGCCAACTGGCAGCCGTTCATCCCGGAAAACACCGGCGTGCCGGGTGAGTTCGGCTGGAGCGGCATCTTCCGCGCTGCCACCATCGTGTTCTTCGCCTACATCGGCTTCGACGCGGTTTCCACCGCCGCCGGCGAAACCAAGGATCCGCAGCGCAACATGCCGATCGGCCTGCTCGGCTCGCTGGCGGTGTGCACCATCGTCTACATCATCGTCTGCGCGGTGCTGACCGGCATGATGCCGTACCACCTGCTGGGCACCGACAAGCCGGTGGCCACCGCGCTGGAAGGCTACCCGCAGCTGTCGTGGCTGAAGACCGCGGTGGAAATCGGCGCCATCGCCGGCCTGTCTTCGGTGGTGCTGGTGATGATGATGGGCCAGACCCGCATCGCCTACACCATTTCCCGCGACGGTCTGCTGCCGAAGTTCTTCGGCAAGGTGCACGCCCGTTTCCGCACCCCGTACGTCGCCACCATCGTGGTCGGCGTGATCGCCGCCGCCCTGGCCGGCCTGGTGCCGCTGAACGTGCTGGGCGAGCTGGTGTCGATGGGCACCCTGCTGGCCTTCGCCACGGTCTGCATCGGCGTGCTGGTGCTGCGCTATACCAAGCCGGAGATCCATCGCCCGTTCCGCGTGCCGATGGTCTGGATCATCTGCCCGCTGGGCGCGGCCACCTGCCTGTTCCTGTTCTGGCAGGCGTTCGTGGTGCATTGGCACCTGTTCGTCGGCTGGACCGTGCTGGGCATGCTGATCTACCTGGGCTACGGCATCCGCAACAGCAAGCTGGCCAAGTCCTCCTGA
- a CDS encoding efflux RND transporter periplasmic adaptor subunit — protein MRTFRTPVALIAALTLAMTACSSPEATPEAAPRVGVVTVATQVVQRDDELPGRVAAVRTAQIRAQVGGIVQRRLFEQGAEVRAGQALFQIDPAAFRADVDSALAALQRSEAALGRSRVQSQRLHALAAAQAVSQQHRDDASAEFEQARAAVNEARAILARRQLDLRYATVSAPIEGRIDQALVTEGALVGVTDAEPMAVVQQIDQVYVDVRQPAAQLESLQRSAAGGGELPVTIIGAAGKALPERGQLLFSGINVDARTGDVILRILVDNPQRQLLPGMYVRARVPRGAPASALTVPQQAVLRSAGGQAYAWVVGADGKAVIRTLEVDGSVNRQWLVRHGLKAGEKVVVEGQERLQEGVVVDARDWQLPVASASTGAAQAGSKG, from the coding sequence ATGAGAACCTTCAGGACGCCGGTCGCGTTGATCGCGGCGCTCACCCTGGCCATGACGGCCTGTTCCTCCCCCGAAGCCACTCCGGAAGCGGCGCCGCGCGTCGGCGTGGTCACCGTGGCCACGCAGGTGGTGCAGCGCGATGACGAGCTGCCCGGGCGCGTCGCTGCGGTGCGCACCGCGCAGATCCGCGCGCAGGTGGGCGGCATCGTGCAGCGCCGCCTGTTCGAGCAGGGCGCCGAAGTGCGTGCCGGCCAGGCCCTGTTCCAGATCGACCCGGCCGCATTCCGTGCCGATGTCGATTCGGCATTGGCCGCTCTGCAGCGCAGCGAGGCGGCACTGGGCCGCAGCCGCGTGCAGTCGCAGCGCCTGCATGCGTTGGCCGCGGCACAGGCGGTCAGCCAGCAGCACCGCGACGATGCCAGCGCCGAGTTCGAGCAGGCCCGCGCCGCAGTGAATGAAGCGCGCGCGATTCTCGCCCGTCGCCAGCTTGATCTGCGTTATGCCACGGTCAGTGCGCCGATCGAGGGGCGTATCGACCAGGCGCTGGTGACCGAAGGTGCGCTGGTCGGCGTGACCGACGCCGAACCGATGGCGGTGGTGCAGCAGATCGATCAGGTCTACGTCGATGTGCGCCAGCCCGCCGCACAGCTGGAGTCGCTGCAGCGCAGTGCCGCCGGTGGCGGCGAGCTGCCCGTGACCATCATCGGGGCGGCCGGCAAGGCATTGCCGGAGCGTGGCCAGCTGCTGTTCTCGGGCATCAATGTCGATGCGCGCACCGGCGATGTGATCCTGCGGATCCTGGTCGACAATCCGCAGCGGCAGTTGCTGCCGGGCATGTATGTGCGCGCCAGGGTGCCGCGTGGTGCGCCGGCCAGCGCGCTGACGGTGCCGCAGCAGGCGGTGCTGCGCAGTGCCGGTGGCCAGGCCTACGCCTGGGTGGTGGGCGCCGACGGCAAAGCGGTGATCCGCACATTGGAGGTGGACGGCAGCGTCAACCGCCAGTGGCTGGTCCGGCATGGGTTGAAGGCGGGCGAGAAGGTGGTGGTCGAGGGCCAGGAGCGCCTGCAGGAAGGCGTGGTGGTCGATGCGCGTGACTGGCAGTTGCCGGTCGCCAGCGCCAGCACCGGCGCGGCACAGGCCGGCAGCAAGGGCTGA
- a CDS encoding ATP-binding protein: MAGLRRSGLSRHIIVSMSLMVIGVIVMMILSSWLLYAVLVEFFPGSTDEPEGWLPTGPELAWMVGVILTGLALAIAASFRLAHRILSPLNSLVDSVRALADGDLGARASAEENSPGEVATLVEDFNAMARRLQQMESERAMWHAAIAHELRTPVTILRGRLQGLAEGVFQPDESQFRSLLAQVEGLSRLIEDLRVLSLADNARLDVRRARTDVVAEVHSVMTLVDPQFRTAGFVLELETSREEHNAHCDPTRLRQALLALLENARRYASPGRVRIAVHDTPGHVQVAIEDEGPGIDPELHADIFTPFMRADGSRSRQGGGSGLGLAVVKAIADAHGGQAYCTPGIAGGSRFVIELPRQ; the protein is encoded by the coding sequence ATGGCAGGCCTGCGTCGCTCCGGGCTCAGCCGGCACATCATCGTGTCGATGTCGCTGATGGTGATCGGCGTCATCGTGATGATGATCCTGTCGTCGTGGCTGCTGTATGCAGTGCTGGTGGAATTCTTCCCCGGCAGCACCGATGAGCCGGAAGGATGGCTGCCGACCGGCCCTGAACTGGCCTGGATGGTGGGCGTGATCCTGACCGGCCTGGCATTGGCCATCGCCGCGTCCTTCCGTCTGGCCCATCGCATCCTGTCACCGCTGAACTCGCTGGTGGACAGCGTGCGCGCGCTTGCCGACGGCGATCTGGGCGCACGTGCCAGTGCCGAAGAGAACTCGCCGGGCGAAGTGGCCACCCTGGTCGAGGACTTCAATGCGATGGCGCGCAGGCTGCAGCAGATGGAAAGCGAGCGTGCGATGTGGCATGCCGCCATCGCCCATGAACTGCGAACGCCGGTGACCATCCTGCGTGGCCGCCTGCAGGGGCTGGCCGAAGGCGTGTTCCAGCCCGATGAATCGCAGTTCCGCAGCCTGCTGGCGCAGGTCGAGGGCCTGTCGCGGCTGATCGAGGACCTGCGCGTGCTCAGCCTGGCCGACAATGCGCGGCTGGACGTGCGCCGGGCACGCACCGATGTGGTGGCCGAAGTGCATTCGGTGATGACCCTGGTCGATCCGCAGTTCCGCACCGCCGGCTTCGTGCTGGAACTGGAAACCAGCCGCGAGGAACACAACGCGCACTGCGACCCGACCCGGCTGCGGCAGGCGCTGCTGGCACTGCTGGAGAACGCGCGGCGCTACGCCAGCCCGGGCAGGGTCCGCATCGCCGTGCATGACACACCGGGCCATGTGCAGGTGGCCATCGAAGACGAGGGCCCCGGCATCGACCCGGAACTGCACGCGGATATCTTCACCCCATTCATGCGCGCCGACGGATCGCGCTCGCGTCAAGGCGGCGGCAGCGGCCTCGGCCTGGCGGTGGTGAAGGCGATCGCCGATGCGCACGGCGGCCAAGCGTACTGCACGCCGGGGATTGCCGGCGGCAGCCGCTTCGTCATCGAGCTGCCTCGCCAGTAG
- a CDS encoding DUF4105 domain-containing protein codes for MALLLAAPAVHAGGYLELDPAGLSPAQQQVATQTLADVQSLLPDGLLRALPAQVQVRWSDDLPAEVHGRAFAGGITLRRDLLADALPGARRARRSALVHELTHVADRSGAAWSRSPRWRDLAGWQRKPWHLGRGDNDFRDRRPDGYELKSPAEYLAVNAEHFVLDADFACRRPALAQWFQAHFGTPPSLPRPQCATTLPLLQAEAEEGAASLLQLDPARVYAVDYLFAEGSAQPMSRWGHSMLRLVICRPGRARGPDCRLDLEYHRVLSFRAFVGDVQISNWRGLTGGYPSRLFVLPLQQVVDEYTKVELRGLQSLPLQLQRDEIASLLERTAQVHWSYDGRYYFVSNNCAVETAKLLQAGVPRLGQAGLAQLTPRGLKRRLARLQVLDQQVLADRDLAQAQGYYFASARDHYQQLFGVAAAQLALPARDVRGWLKLPARQRAPWLLQGDLRASAGLLLLEQAAQRRAELRARDLLKRRLLAAADSDQTRALRGLLEQSGQWLRPASLLADGGYGLPQADEQVPLAQAVAAMSAQAVPGWQALRVQLRQQLPAKQRAEMDAIDANLAALGAHLRRQAATPATGEAAR; via the coding sequence CTGGCTCTACTGCTGGCGGCTCCGGCCGTTCATGCCGGCGGATACCTGGAACTTGACCCTGCCGGGCTGAGCCCGGCGCAGCAGCAGGTGGCGACGCAGACCCTGGCCGACGTGCAGTCGCTGCTGCCCGATGGCCTGCTGCGCGCGTTGCCGGCACAGGTGCAGGTGCGCTGGAGCGACGATCTGCCGGCGGAGGTGCACGGCCGTGCCTTCGCTGGCGGCATTACCCTGCGCCGCGACCTGCTTGCAGACGCCCTGCCGGGGGCGCGCCGGGCAAGGCGCAGCGCGCTGGTGCACGAACTGACTCATGTGGCAGATCGCAGCGGCGCGGCATGGTCGCGCAGCCCGCGTTGGCGCGATCTGGCCGGGTGGCAGCGCAAGCCCTGGCATCTGGGCCGCGGCGACAACGACTTCCGTGACCGCCGCCCGGATGGCTATGAGCTGAAGAGTCCGGCCGAGTACCTGGCGGTGAATGCCGAGCATTTCGTGCTCGATGCCGATTTCGCCTGCAGGCGCCCGGCGCTGGCGCAGTGGTTCCAGGCCCATTTCGGAACGCCGCCATCATTGCCGCGGCCGCAGTGCGCGACGACGCTGCCGCTGCTGCAGGCCGAAGCCGAGGAGGGGGCGGCGTCGCTGCTGCAGTTGGACCCTGCACGCGTCTACGCGGTGGACTACCTGTTCGCCGAGGGCAGCGCACAGCCGATGAGCCGTTGGGGCCACAGCATGCTGCGGCTGGTGATCTGCCGGCCGGGGCGTGCGCGGGGTCCGGACTGCCGGCTGGATCTCGAGTATCACCGCGTACTGTCCTTCCGCGCCTTCGTCGGCGATGTGCAGATCTCCAACTGGCGTGGACTGACCGGCGGCTATCCCTCGCGGCTCTTCGTGCTGCCGTTGCAGCAGGTGGTGGATGAGTACACCAAGGTCGAGCTGCGTGGGCTGCAATCGCTGCCGTTGCAGCTGCAACGCGACGAGATCGCCAGCCTGCTCGAGCGCACCGCGCAGGTGCATTGGAGTTATGACGGCCGCTACTACTTCGTCAGCAACAACTGCGCGGTGGAGACCGCCAAGCTGCTGCAGGCCGGCGTGCCACGCCTGGGCCAGGCCGGCCTGGCGCAGTTGACCCCGCGTGGGCTGAAGCGCCGCTTGGCACGGCTGCAGGTGCTTGACCAACAGGTGTTGGCCGATCGCGATCTGGCGCAGGCGCAGGGCTACTATTTCGCCTCGGCGCGTGACCATTACCAGCAGCTGTTCGGCGTGGCGGCCGCGCAGCTGGCCTTGCCCGCACGCGATGTACGCGGCTGGCTGAAGCTGCCGGCGCGGCAGCGCGCGCCTTGGCTGCTGCAGGGCGATCTGCGCGCCAGCGCCGGCCTGCTGCTGCTGGAACAGGCCGCGCAACGGCGCGCCGAACTGCGCGCCCGCGATCTGCTCAAGCGGCGCCTGCTGGCGGCAGCGGACAGCGACCAGACCCGCGCATTACGCGGCCTGCTGGAACAGAGTGGGCAGTGGCTGCGCCCGGCATCGTTGTTGGCCGACGGCGGCTACGGACTGCCGCAGGCCGATGAGCAGGTGCCACTGGCGCAGGCGGTGGCGGCGATGAGTGCGCAGGCGGTTCCCGGTTGGCAGGCGCTGCGCGTGCAGCTTCGCCAGCAGCTGCCGGCGAAGCAGCGTGCCGAGATGGACGCCATCGATGCCAACCTGGCTGCACTGGGCGCACACCTGCGCAGGCAGGCGGCGACGCCGGCTACTGGCGAGGCAGCTCGATGA